Proteins from a single region of Patescibacteria group bacterium:
- the tig gene encoding trigger factor, giving the protein MNYTTKKLPKNLLEIEVTLTADELKEFYQQALSELGTTITVSGFRPGKAPLDLVERQAGQKKVLEQATELAINKSYRDIILKEKIWPIGEPKVDLVKLALDNPFIFKITLVLMPKVKLGDYKKIKTEAKPIKIDEKQVDRFLKELQQMRRKEALVKRPAQLGDRAEIDLEMFLDKVPLENGSAKNMSVVLGEDFYIPGLSNQLIGLEIEKTKEFNLQYPAEHFDKKLAGKQIDFKVKLNNLYQIDLPELNDDFAKGVGKFKDLVGLKDQLRKNLEDEAKRKEEQRQELEILKQLIDKSQFEEIPEVLVESELDRIIGELQATIEGQGLKFDDYLTHLKKTLPDLRREFISKAEDRVKTSLAIREVAEQEKIVISDKELDDEVEKMAANYAQEPDLVEHIKSARGRDYLYNIILNRRVIEFLRK; this is encoded by the coding sequence ATGAATTACACTACTAAAAAATTACCTAAAAATTTATTGGAAATCGAGGTTACCTTAACCGCCGATGAGTTAAAAGAATTTTATCAGCAGGCCTTGTCTGAGCTGGGAACAACCATAACTGTTTCTGGTTTTAGACCGGGTAAGGCGCCGCTTGATTTGGTTGAACGCCAGGCCGGCCAGAAAAAGGTGCTAGAGCAGGCGACTGAATTGGCAATTAATAAAAGTTATCGCGATATTATTTTAAAAGAAAAAATTTGGCCCATCGGCGAGCCAAAAGTCGATTTAGTTAAATTAGCCCTAGACAATCCTTTTATTTTTAAAATTACTTTAGTTTTAATGCCAAAAGTCAAGCTTGGTGATTATAAAAAAATAAAAACAGAGGCCAAGCCGATCAAAATCGATGAAAAACAAGTCGATAGATTTTTAAAAGAATTACAGCAAATGCGCCGTAAAGAAGCGCTGGTCAAACGCCCGGCGCAACTGGGTGATCGGGCTGAAATTGACTTAGAAATGTTTCTTGATAAGGTTCCATTAGAAAATGGCTCGGCCAAAAACATGTCTGTTGTTTTGGGTGAAGATTTCTACATCCCCGGGCTTTCTAATCAGTTAATTGGTTTGGAGATTGAGAAAACAAAAGAATTCAATCTGCAATATCCGGCCGAACATTTTGACAAAAAATTAGCCGGCAAGCAAATTGACTTTAAAGTAAAATTAAATAATCTTTATCAAATAGACTTACCGGAGTTAAATGATGATTTTGCTAAAGGTGTGGGCAAATTCAAGGACCTGGTCGGACTAAAGGATCAATTGCGGAAAAACTTGGAAGATGAAGCCAAGCGCAAAGAAGAACAACGCCAGGAATTAGAAATTTTAAAACAATTAATCGACAAATCACAATTCGAAGAAATCCCCGAGGTTTTAGTGGAAAGTGAGCTGGACAGAATTATCGGCGAACTGCAGGCTACCATTGAAGGACAGGGATTAAAGTTTGATGATTATTTGACTCATCTTAAAAAAACCTTACCGGATTTGCGTCGCGAGTTTATTTCTAAGGCCGAAGACAGGGTTAAAACCTCTTTGGCGATTCGCGAAGTGGCTGAGCAAGAAAAAATAGTCATCTCTGATAAAGAATTAGATGATGAAGTTGAGAAAATGGCCGCTAATTATGCGCAGGAGCCCGATTTGGTCGAGCATATTAAATCTGCTCGCGGTCGCGATTACTTATATAACATTATATTAAATCGCAGGGTTATTGAATTTTTACGTAAATGA
- a CDS encoding YfcE family phosphodiesterase translates to MKIVIISDTHDNLTNTEKALKWIKKQGINTLIHCGDLCAPTFLTQFLVKKFTGQIHLVYGNVGDKKMLEQRVVNFPSVNYCRESGSIKIDGKKIAFTHRPDKAKEMALTGKYDLVFYGHTHKPWEDKIKIKEKSISNVLQNKRKTKKIVRLVNPGTLAGMFYRASFALYDTKADRLELKILDRI, encoded by the coding sequence ATGAAAATCGTTATTATTTCTGACACTCACGACAATTTAACCAACACAGAAAAAGCATTGAAATGGATTAAAAAGCAGGGCATAAATACTTTAATTCATTGTGGCGATTTGTGTGCGCCGACTTTTTTGACGCAATTTTTAGTTAAAAAATTCACCGGACAGATTCATTTGGTCTACGGCAATGTCGGCGACAAAAAAATGCTGGAGCAACGCGTGGTTAATTTTCCTAGCGTTAATTATTGCCGTGAATCCGGTTCAATAAAAATAGACGGCAAAAAAATTGCCTTTACTCATCGGCCAGACAAGGCAAAAGAAATGGCTTTAACAGGAAAGTATGATTTAGTTTTTTATGGCCACACCCACAAACCCTGGGAAGATAAAATAAAAATCAAAGAGAAATCTATTTCAAACGTGTTGCAAAATAAAAGAAAGACAAAAAAAATCGTGCGTTTGGTTAATCCAGGGACGCTGGCCGGCATGTTTTATCGGGCTAGTTTTGCCCTTTATGACACCAAAGCTGATAGGTTGGAATTAAAAATTTTGGATAGAATTTAA
- the secD gene encoding protein translocase subunit SecD encodes MHKNKLWTNFVLILILTIFALLIDIPRLPSWFPLHGWFTDQKVHLGLDLQGGTQLTYQTNTSDLPADQRAAAVEGARDVIERRVNVFGVSEPLVQTAKSGDEWRIIIELPGIKNVNEAIKMIGETPTLEFKEEAPAKVLTDQEKKEIAQYNINAQKKASDVLAKALKPGADFAALANQYSDDPGTQGQGGDLGWFSRGVMVKEFEDAAFTLKKGQIAKTLTKTEFGYHIIKKTDERTTDDAKEEIRASHILIKTESEAAIAAGGGWAYTGLTGKQLKSATMTFNPQTSEPEISLEFNAEGAKLFADITARNVDKPVAIFLDGYAISIPTVKEAITSGKAVISGKFGVQEAKDLAQRLSAGALPVPIKLISQESIGPSLGQIAVQKSIVAGVIGFLAVVIFMVVFYGLNGLIASLALLIYALINLALYKLIPVTLTLAGIAGFILSIGMAVDANVLIFERIKDERRLGKTGTTVIDDGFRHAWTAIRDSNITTLIACFILYEFGTGLVRGFGLTLGIGVLLSMFSAITVTRVILKLFVYKK; translated from the coding sequence ATGCACAAAAATAAACTTTGGACCAATTTCGTTCTAATTTTGATTTTAACGATTTTTGCTTTATTGATTGATATACCCCGTTTGCCAAGTTGGTTTCCGCTTCACGGGTGGTTTACCGATCAAAAAGTTCACCTCGGTCTAGACCTACAAGGTGGCACGCAGTTAACCTATCAAACCAATACTTCTGATTTGCCGGCTGATCAACGAGCTGCGGCGGTCGAGGGTGCGCGAGATGTTATTGAACGGCGCGTTAATGTTTTCGGCGTTTCGGAGCCGTTAGTACAAACGGCCAAGTCCGGAGACGAGTGGAGAATTATTATCGAGTTGCCCGGCATTAAAAATGTTAACGAAGCCATTAAAATGATCGGCGAAACTCCGACATTAGAATTTAAAGAAGAGGCGCCAGCCAAGGTTTTGACTGATCAAGAAAAAAAGGAAATTGCCCAATATAATATTAATGCCCAAAAAAAAGCATCGGATGTTTTAGCTAAGGCGCTAAAGCCGGGCGCTGATTTTGCCGCTTTAGCCAATCAATACTCAGACGACCCCGGCACTCAAGGGCAAGGCGGCGATCTGGGTTGGTTTAGCCGCGGCGTAATGGTTAAGGAATTCGAAGATGCCGCTTTTACTTTAAAGAAAGGACAGATTGCTAAGACATTAACTAAAACAGAATTTGGTTATCATATTATTAAAAAAACCGATGAGCGAACCACCGATGATGCTAAAGAAGAAATTCGCGCTAGCCATATTTTGATTAAAACTGAATCAGAGGCTGCCATTGCTGCTGGTGGCGGTTGGGCCTACACGGGCTTAACTGGTAAGCAGTTGAAAAGCGCGACCATGACCTTTAATCCGCAAACTAGTGAACCGGAAATTTCTCTGGAATTTAACGCCGAGGGCGCGAAATTATTTGCCGACATTACTGCTCGCAACGTTGATAAGCCCGTTGCTATATTTTTAGACGGCTATGCGATTAGTATTCCGACTGTTAAAGAAGCAATTACGAGCGGCAAGGCAGTGATTAGCGGCAAGTTTGGCGTTCAAGAAGCTAAAGACTTAGCGCAACGCTTATCAGCCGGCGCCTTACCCGTACCGATTAAACTAATTAGTCAAGAAAGCATTGGACCGAGCTTGGGTCAAATTGCTGTGCAAAAAAGCATTGTTGCTGGCGTGATTGGCTTTCTGGCTGTAGTTATTTTTATGGTGGTTTTTTACGGTCTGAACGGATTAATCGCTTCTTTGGCGTTGTTGATTTATGCTTTAATAAACTTGGCATTATATAAATTAATTCCCGTAACCTTGACGCTGGCTGGCATTGCTGGTTTTATTCTGTCGATCGGTATGGCCGTTGATGCCAATGTTTTGATTTTTGAACGCATTAAAGATGAGCGCCGTTTAGGTAAAACCGGCACAACCGTCATCGATGATGGCTTCCGCCATGCCTGGACCGCTATTCGTGACAGTAATATTACTACCTTAATTGCCTGTTTCATTTTATATGAATTTGGCACCGGCTTAGTCCGAGGCTTTGGCTTGACCCTGGGCATCGGAGTTCTGCTCAGCATGTTCAGCGCCATTACAGTGACCCGAGTAATTTTAAAATTATTCGTTTATAAAAAGTAA
- the secF gene encoding protein translocase subunit SecF gives MYNIVGKNKILLSISAVLVGASILALTLWGLKPGIDFTGGTIMEINYTNERPTATTINEELKGLNLGQIDIRYSGDNGVILRFTETNEQVHQEILQKLGQPEETRYESIGPTIGKELTGKATWAVVLVLAAILLYLVWAFRRLSRVVKKGESWRYGAGAMLALFHDVIVMLGLFAVLGHFRGTEINSTFIVAILTVLGYSVNDTIVIYDRVRENLLVDGWRDFRNTVNRSLNETIVRSLGTTVTVIVAILAVYLFGGESTRDFILAMIAGVATGAWSTIAIACPFLLLKRK, from the coding sequence ATGTATAACATTGTTGGTAAAAATAAAATTCTTTTAAGTATTTCTGCTGTTTTGGTCGGCGCTTCAATTTTGGCCTTAACTCTTTGGGGACTAAAACCGGGCATCGATTTTACCGGCGGCACAATCATGGAAATAAATTATACTAACGAGCGGCCAACCGCCACCACGATTAACGAAGAGTTGAAGGGGCTTAATTTGGGACAAATTGATATTCGTTATAGCGGTGACAATGGCGTAATTTTACGCTTTACTGAAACAAACGAGCAGGTTCACCAGGAAATTTTGCAAAAATTAGGGCAGCCCGAAGAGACTCGTTATGAGTCTATCGGTCCGACTATCGGCAAAGAGTTGACCGGCAAGGCTACTTGGGCCGTAGTTTTGGTTTTGGCGGCGATTTTATTATACTTGGTTTGGGCTTTTCGGCGCTTATCGCGAGTTGTTAAGAAGGGAGAGTCGTGGCGTTATGGCGCTGGCGCAATGTTAGCCCTATTCCATGACGTTATTGTTATGCTTGGCTTATTCGCCGTCTTGGGGCACTTTCGTGGTACAGAAATTAATTCGACTTTTATTGTGGCCATTTTGACAGTCTTGGGTTATTCGGTTAATGACACGATCGTGATTTATGATCGTGTTAGAGAAAATTTATTAGTTGACGGCTGGCGGGATTTTAGAAATACGGTTAATCGTAGTTTAAATGAAACCATTGTCCGATCGCTCGGCACGACCGTTACTGTAATCGTTGCCATTTTAGCGGTATATTTGTTTGGCGGTGAATCAACTAGAGATTTTATCCTTGCCATGATAGCTGGTGTAGCGACCGGCGCTTGGTCTACGATAGCTATTGCCTGCCCATTCCTATTATTAAAAAGGAAATAA
- a CDS encoding glycosyltransferase, with protein MKVALVHDFLTQYGGAEKVLEVLHEVWPDAPVYTLFYDKNGFGDKFKGWDIRVSPIQNLPFGVSHYRWYLGLMPMAIERFDLRGYDLVISAASGCAKGILTHKNTKHFSYCYSPTRYLWSDAYDYLNGLRSGEKIFRKLLPPLLTYLRNWDYLAAQRADKIIAISDFIKKRIKKYYHREADAIIYPPVEVNQFYISPEIGDYYLLVSRLRPYKKIDLAIQAFNKLKIPLKIIGTGQDASLKKIAGPFIEFLGSVDEETKAKYLSHCKALIFPQEEDFGIVPVEAMASGRPVIAYRAGGALEIVEEGKTGMFSNEQTWENLAETVIKFNPENFDPKYIRSQAEKFSKERFKKELLLFLRENAPNLFEK; from the coding sequence ATGAAAGTTGCTTTGGTCCATGATTTTCTAACGCAGTACGGCGGAGCAGAAAAAGTTTTAGAAGTTTTACATGAAGTATGGCCGGACGCTCCGGTCTATACTTTATTTTACGACAAAAATGGTTTTGGCGATAAATTCAAGGGTTGGGATATTAGAGTTTCGCCGATTCAAAATTTACCCTTTGGCGTCAGTCATTATCGCTGGTATCTGGGTCTAATGCCCATGGCCATTGAACGCTTTGATTTAAGGGGATATGATTTAGTCATTTCGGCCGCCTCGGGCTGTGCAAAAGGAATTTTAACGCATAAAAATACCAAACATTTTTCTTATTGTTATAGCCCGACCCGTTATTTGTGGAGCGATGCTTATGATTATTTAAATGGTCTCCGCTCTGGCGAGAAAATTTTTAGAAAGTTATTGCCGCCGCTTCTGACTTATTTGCGCAATTGGGACTATTTGGCTGCCCAGCGAGCCGACAAAATTATTGCTATTTCTGATTTTATAAAAAAACGTATTAAAAAATACTATCATCGCGAAGCTGATGCGATTATTTATCCTCCAGTTGAGGTGAATCAATTTTATATCTCGCCCGAAATCGGCGACTACTATTTATTGGTTTCGCGTCTGCGCCCTTATAAAAAAATCGATCTGGCCATTCAGGCTTTTAATAAATTAAAAATACCCTTGAAAATCATCGGGACCGGGCAAGACGCTTCGCTTAAAAAAATAGCCGGACCGTTTATTGAATTTTTAGGTTCGGTCGACGAAGAAACCAAGGCCAAGTATTTGAGCCATTGTAAGGCCTTGATTTTTCCTCAAGAAGAAGATTTCGGCATAGTGCCGGTTGAAGCCATGGCTTCCGGCCGTCCAGTCATTGCTTATCGAGCTGGCGGCGCCTTGGAAATAGTCGAAGAGGGCAAAACAGGAATGTTTTCTAACGAACAAACTTGGGAGAACTTGGCCGAGACAGTCATAAAATTTAATCCGGAAAATTTTGATCCTAAATATATTCGTAGCCAAGCTGAAAAATTTTCCAAAGAACGCTTTAAAAAAGAACTATTATTATTTCTTCGCGAGAACGCCCCAAATTTATTTGAGAAATGA
- a CDS encoding HDIG domain-containing protein: MFRKRLILKDLKQRSFKFISKLHQEFPVAEIYLVGGAVRDLLLGRLSKDIDFVVRGVSAQKLEIFLAKYGSVNLVGKNFGVFKFVPEGGDAHNPIDIALPRTEHSFGTGGYRDFDVQSDEKLSIEEDLSRRDFTINAMALDITTPKKMKIIDPFFGLKDLKKKIIRAVGNPLDRFQEDYSRMLRAIRFSCQTGFSIEKSTKQAIKESVARLNDFNREVTLVNDGERVESEVSETRIMPYEVIAKEFLKAFVSNPVKAFDLFDELGVFKELIPEMLAMKGCPQEPRFHSEGDVWQHTRLTLEKLASKKFKTKFHQKKLEVQLVVAALLHDLGKPLTTKTPQEHGVDRIRSNEHDIVGAKIARVICERLKLSSPEGIGVDPQKISWLIQHHMILVHGNVNEMRENTIEKYFFNSEIPGDDLLKLSWADIAATIGANGKSDFSTFKQMLGRTNKLKKIARKKKILPPALLSGEEIMEILSIGPGKKIGDLKDLLREEQLTGRIKTKAQAIEFLKKFE; this comes from the coding sequence ATGTTTCGCAAAAGATTAATTCTAAAAGATTTGAAACAACGAAGTTTCAAATTTATCAGCAAGCTGCATCAAGAATTTCCAGTGGCGGAAATTTATTTGGTCGGCGGCGCGGTTAGAGATTTACTCCTGGGTCGCTTAAGTAAGGACATCGACTTTGTTGTCCGCGGCGTTTCAGCGCAAAAATTGGAAATTTTTTTGGCGAAATACGGCAGCGTTAATTTAGTTGGCAAAAATTTTGGCGTATTTAAATTCGTGCCCGAAGGCGGTGATGCCCACAATCCGATTGATATTGCCTTGCCGCGCACCGAACATTCTTTTGGCACTGGCGGCTATCGAGACTTTGACGTGCAAAGCGATGAAAAATTAAGCATTGAAGAAGATTTGTCGCGCCGTGATTTTACCATCAACGCCATGGCGCTTGATATTACTACGCCGAAAAAAATGAAAATTATTGATCCGTTTTTCGGCCTTAAGGATTTAAAGAAAAAAATAATTCGCGCCGTTGGCAATCCGCTTGATCGTTTCCAGGAAGATTACTCCAGAATGTTAAGAGCAATCCGTTTTTCTTGCCAAACGGGATTTTCCATAGAAAAATCGACGAAACAGGCCATCAAAGAAAGCGTTGCGCGCTTAAATGATTTTAACCGCGAGGTTACTTTAGTTAATGATGGTGAGCGCGTGGAGAGCGAGGTTTCCGAAACCAGAATTATGCCTTATGAAGTCATCGCTAAAGAATTTTTAAAGGCATTTGTTTCCAACCCGGTTAAAGCCTTTGATTTATTCGATGAATTGGGTGTTTTTAAAGAATTAATTCCGGAAATGTTGGCCATGAAGGGCTGCCCGCAAGAACCGCGTTTTCATTCCGAGGGCGACGTCTGGCAGCATACGCGATTAACTTTGGAGAAATTAGCCTCGAAGAAATTCAAAACAAAATTTCATCAAAAGAAATTAGAAGTTCAATTAGTCGTGGCAGCTCTTTTGCATGATTTGGGCAAGCCATTGACGACTAAAACGCCGCAGGAGCACGGAGTCGACAGAATCCGTTCCAACGAACACGATATAGTCGGCGCAAAAATAGCCCGAGTGATTTGCGAACGCCTAAAACTATCGAGTCCCGAAGGTATCGGCGTTGATCCACAAAAGATTTCCTGGTTAATTCAGCATCATATGATTTTGGTTCATGGCAATGTCAATGAAATGCGCGAAAATACCATCGAAAAATATTTCTTTAATAGTGAAATTCCGGGCGATGATTTACTAAAGCTTTCTTGGGCTGACATTGCTGCCACGATTGGCGCTAATGGTAAATCCGACTTTTCAACCTTTAAGCAAATGCTCGGAAGAACAAATAAACTAAAAAAAATAGCCCGGAAGAAGAAGATTTTGCCGCCGGCACTTTTGTCGGGTGAAGAGATAATGGAAATACTTTCCATCGGCCCGGGCAAAAAGATCGGAGACTTGAAGGATTTACTGAGAGAAGAGCAGTTGACTGGGCGGATAAAAACCAAAGCTCAGGCCATAGAATTTTTAAAAAAATTCGAATAA
- a CDS encoding RluA family pseudouridine synthase, protein MNFDILNILFEDPNFLVVFKPAGILVHPDKYSQEKTLIDLVVERYPEIKAVGGPTASGRPGIVHRLDKEVSGLLVIARTEAAYQSLCQQFKDGLVKKEYLALVHGQPASTHNIIDLPLARNEKGKIIAVQYRKDVKNEKPAQTEYWVEKKYENSSLLRVRILTGRTHQIRVHLRAINCPIVGDEQYGFKDKTFGNDLGRIFLHSSYLGFNDLNNKWVEFKSDLPEELINFLSKIK, encoded by the coding sequence ATGAATTTTGATATATTAAATATTCTTTTTGAAGACCCTAACTTTTTGGTCGTGTTTAAGCCGGCAGGTATTTTAGTTCATCCCGATAAGTACAGCCAAGAAAAAACCTTAATTGACCTGGTTGTTGAGCGATATCCCGAAATTAAGGCCGTTGGCGGTCCGACGGCTAGCGGACGGCCGGGCATAGTTCATCGTCTCGATAAAGAAGTTTCCGGCCTACTAGTTATCGCCAGAACCGAAGCGGCCTATCAGAGTCTTTGCCAGCAATTTAAAGATGGTTTGGTAAAAAAAGAATATTTGGCCTTGGTTCACGGCCAACCGGCGTCTACTCATAATATTATTGATTTGCCGCTGGCTAGAAACGAAAAGGGCAAAATCATCGCCGTCCAATACCGCAAAGACGTTAAGAACGAGAAGCCGGCGCAAACCGAATATTGGGTCGAGAAAAAATACGAAAATTCTTCGCTGTTGCGCGTCAGGATTTTGACCGGTCGGACACACCAGATAAGAGTTCACTTGCGCGCCATTAATTGTCCGATTGTCGGAGACGAGCAGTATGGCTTTAAAGATAAAACTTTTGGCAATGATTTGGGTAGAATTTTTTTGCATTCATCTTACTTGGGATTTAACGATTTGAATAATAAATGGGTGGAATTTAAAAGCGATTTGCCGGAAGAACTAATCAACTTTTTATCAAAAATAAAATGA
- a CDS encoding cytidylate kinase family protein, protein MIITLSGGPGSGKTTVAKILAEKLGYKFYSTGDLRGQMAMKRGLTIDQLNEIGAKEDWTDKEVDNLTKEIAEKEDNLIFDSWLAFFFIPKSYKIFLDINPRVAAERVFKDQRPDEEHFDSPDGIEKMFNERLEQSRQRYLKYYNVDFLDKSHYDLIIDTTNLSPVEKVVDKILINLKDYDRRK, encoded by the coding sequence ATGATTATTACTTTAAGCGGTGGGCCGGGATCGGGCAAAACGACCGTGGCAAAGATTCTAGCCGAAAAATTAGGTTATAAATTTTATTCAACGGGCGATCTGAGAGGTCAAATGGCCATGAAACGAGGATTGACCATCGATCAATTAAATGAAATAGGCGCCAAGGAAGATTGGACTGATAAAGAGGTAGATAATTTAACCAAAGAAATAGCCGAGAAAGAAGATAATTTGATTTTTGATAGCTGGTTGGCCTTCTTTTTCATCCCAAAGTCCTATAAAATATTTTTAGATATTAATCCGCGCGTTGCGGCCGAACGCGTTTTTAAAGATCAACGCCCAGACGAAGAGCATTTTGATTCGCCAGATGGCATTGAAAAAATGTTTAATGAACGCTTAGAGCAGAGCCGCCAACGTTATTTAAAATATTATAATGTCGATTTTTTGGACAAATCGCATTATGATTTAATAATTGATACCACCAATCTATCCCCAGTAGAAAAAGTGGTTGATAAAATTTTAATTAATTTAAAAGATTATGACCGAAGAAAATAA